A window of the bacterium genome harbors these coding sequences:
- a CDS encoding sulfite oxidase-like oxidoreductase: MSIFDPIKRVQRLRQADPRRRPDADLRDRIPPGQYRTEKFPVLTYGETPVIDRQDWRLRVWGLVENPMTLTWEEFQALPRKKIHVDIHCVTRWSLLDSEWEGVPFAAIAERAKPLPAARVVMEHSYGGYTTNMLLDEMYDDDVILADTYGGQPLARDHGGPLRMVVPKLYFWKSAKWLNGLELLERNAPGFWERYGYHMHGDPWTEERFG, translated from the coding sequence ATGTCGATTTTCGATCCGATCAAGCGTGTGCAACGCCTGCGGCAGGCCGATCCCCGTCGCCGGCCGGATGCCGATTTGCGTGATCGTATTCCGCCGGGACAGTATCGCACGGAGAAATTTCCGGTGCTCACTTATGGCGAGACGCCGGTGATCGATCGCCAGGACTGGCGGCTCAGGGTGTGGGGGCTGGTGGAGAATCCCATGACTCTCACTTGGGAGGAATTTCAGGCGTTGCCGCGCAAGAAGATTCACGTGGATATTCACTGCGTCACGCGCTGGAGTCTGTTGGATTCCGAGTGGGAGGGCGTGCCGTTTGCCGCGATTGCCGAGCGCGCGAAGCCGTTGCCCGCGGCTCGGGTGGTGATGGAGCATTCTTATGGCGGCTACACCACGAACATGCTGCTCGATGAGATGTATGATGATGACGTGATTCTCGCCGACACGTATGGCGGCCAGCCGCTGGCGCGCGATCATGGCGGGCCGCTGCGGATGGTGGTGCCCAAGCTCTACTTTTGGAAAAGCGCGAAATGGCTCAATGGACTGGAGTTGCTCGAGCGCAACGCGCCGGGCTTCTGGGAGCGCTACGGCTACCACATGCACGGCGACCCCTGGACCGAGGAGCGGTTTGGCTAG
- a CDS encoding DUF1566 domain-containing protein: protein MNEPTQKPVIFLAFAQDRVQGGAYLRNLPAELDGIRKALQKARQAQLCEVEERANATVENICDVFQEFQDRIAIFHFGGHADSFELLLESLAGAHAAAHREGLVSFLVRQLGLKLVFLNGCSTQQHALDLKEAGIPAVIGTARTIDDAVAADLAVRFYKGLAAGHTIERAWAEAVDQVKMEKGPDWRALHWQGKTETPDRFPWEICYREGAEKVKDWNLPDAAGNPLFGLPEIPEDYFIKLPEQPFIGLEYFRKEHAAIFFGRGAEIRKLYNYVTGIHPIILFYGESGVGKSSLLDAGLLPRLEHDYTVQYARRDATEGLTATLLQALQAAGATTEEPAALLEAWLRIEAKTNRPLIVILDQAEETFTQPLKNHPETGRELEVFLAASMGVFDHPGQRPRGKLILSYRKEYHPEIQAAFQSFSLPHAPMFLRQLDRTGIIEAVEGLTRSAHTQEKYHLEIAESEQGDLAETIATDLLADQKSAIAPVLQMVLTKLWHSAVQESPHAPRFTLPLYHQLKSAGIAMDEFLQQQMAQLRQWNEEVVASGLALDLLHAHTTPHGTAGTCSLTELRRAYSHRQEILEPLLVECKRLYLLTDGQEKQNASTRLAHDILAPVIMREYQNSDKPGQRAARVLSSKLPDFKADEINVWLDKADLTVVEKGYQGMRQLADSEQRLLQISQKRRHRGRLILYTIIVVLAGFSGLAYWGIRSSLEKDKQIAKQGEQLRYSQDAVIQRLKKLDYYDSGWNPEGKGIVHQYQLQNDSLVVYDGATKLDTKLYWQRSGSKETMTHDQASAYVDSLNHIKFAGYNDWRLPTLEEAMSLMEPERKNGDLYIDPIFDATQKWIWTSSKQAAGVAWLVNFNHGNCDTNDVNRYNYVRAVRSGQS, encoded by the coding sequence ATGAATGAGCCCACACAAAAACCCGTCATCTTCCTGGCCTTTGCCCAAGACCGCGTTCAAGGCGGTGCCTATTTGCGCAACCTGCCCGCTGAACTCGACGGCATTCGAAAAGCCTTGCAGAAAGCGCGGCAGGCCCAACTATGTGAGGTGGAAGAGCGAGCCAACGCCACGGTCGAAAACATCTGCGATGTCTTTCAAGAATTCCAAGACCGCATCGCCATCTTCCACTTCGGCGGCCATGCCGACAGCTTCGAACTCTTGCTCGAATCGCTGGCCGGCGCGCATGCCGCGGCGCATCGTGAGGGCTTGGTTTCGTTTCTAGTGAGACAACTCGGACTGAAACTGGTCTTCCTGAACGGCTGCAGCACGCAGCAGCATGCCCTGGATTTGAAGGAAGCCGGCATTCCCGCGGTGATCGGCACTGCCCGGACCATCGACGACGCCGTGGCCGCGGACTTGGCGGTGCGCTTTTACAAGGGTCTGGCCGCGGGCCATACGATCGAGCGCGCCTGGGCCGAGGCCGTGGATCAAGTGAAGATGGAAAAAGGCCCGGACTGGCGGGCGCTGCACTGGCAAGGCAAAACCGAAACGCCCGACCGGTTTCCGTGGGAAATCTGCTACCGCGAAGGCGCGGAGAAAGTCAAAGACTGGAACCTGCCCGATGCCGCCGGCAATCCGTTGTTCGGCCTGCCGGAGATTCCTGAAGACTACTTCATCAAGCTGCCGGAACAGCCCTTCATCGGACTGGAATATTTCAGAAAAGAGCACGCTGCCATTTTTTTCGGACGCGGCGCCGAGATTCGGAAACTGTACAACTACGTCACCGGCATTCACCCGATCATTCTGTTTTACGGCGAATCCGGCGTGGGCAAGTCTTCGTTGCTCGATGCCGGACTCTTGCCGCGCCTCGAGCACGACTACACGGTGCAATATGCTCGCCGCGATGCCACCGAAGGCTTGACCGCGACCTTGCTGCAAGCTCTGCAAGCCGCCGGCGCCACCACCGAGGAACCCGCCGCACTGCTGGAGGCTTGGCTCAGGATCGAAGCGAAAACTAATCGGCCGCTCATTGTCATTCTCGACCAGGCGGAGGAGACCTTCACTCAGCCGCTCAAGAATCACCCGGAAACCGGCCGCGAGTTGGAAGTCTTTCTCGCAGCGAGCATGGGCGTTTTTGATCATCCCGGCCAACGCCCGCGCGGCAAGCTCATTCTGAGCTATCGGAAGGAATACCATCCGGAGATTCAAGCTGCCTTCCAATCATTCTCGTTGCCCCATGCGCCGATGTTTCTCCGGCAGCTCGACCGCACGGGCATCATCGAAGCGGTGGAGGGATTGACCCGCTCTGCCCACACGCAGGAGAAATATCATCTCGAAATTGCCGAAAGTGAACAGGGAGACCTGGCGGAGACCATTGCGACCGATCTTTTGGCCGACCAGAAATCGGCCATCGCGCCGGTGCTGCAGATGGTATTAACCAAGCTCTGGCACAGCGCCGTGCAAGAAAGTCCCCACGCGCCGCGCTTCACCTTACCGCTCTATCACCAGCTCAAGAGCGCCGGCATTGCCATGGATGAATTTCTGCAGCAGCAGATGGCGCAGTTGCGGCAGTGGAATGAGGAGGTGGTGGCCTCCGGCCTCGCGCTCGATCTGCTCCACGCCCACACTACGCCTCATGGCACCGCCGGAACTTGCAGCCTGACTGAATTGCGGCGGGCCTACAGCCACCGCCAAGAAATTCTCGAACCGCTGCTGGTCGAATGCAAACGCCTTTACCTGCTCACCGATGGCCAAGAGAAACAGAATGCTTCCACCCGATTGGCGCACGACATTCTGGCGCCGGTGATCATGCGCGAATACCAAAACTCCGACAAGCCCGGCCAACGCGCGGCGCGGGTACTGAGCAGCAAGCTGCCTGATTTCAAAGCTGACGAGATAAACGTCTGGCTAGACAAAGCCGACCTCACCGTGGTGGAAAAGGGTTACCAAGGGATGCGGCAATTGGCCGATTCGGAACAACGGCTGCTGCAAATCAGCCAGAAACGCCGGCATCGTGGCCGTCTGATCCTATACACAATAATCGTTGTTCTTGCTGGATTCTCCGGTCTGGCCTATTGGGGCATACGTAGCTCGCTTGAAAAGGACAAGCAGATTGCCAAGCAAGGCGAGCAACTGAGGTATTCTCAAGATGCCGTCATACAGCGACTCAAAAAATTGGACTATTATGACTCCGGTTGGAATCCTGAGGGCAAAGGCATTGTGCATCAATATCAACTGCAAAACGACAGTCTGGTGGTTTATGACGGCGCTACCAAACTCGATACTAAACTCTATTGGCAGCGTTCCGGCTCTAAAGAAACTATGACCCATGACCAGGCTTCAGCTTATGTTGACAGCTTGAACCACATCAAGTTTGCGGGATACAACGACTGGCGTCTGCCGACTCTGGAAGAAGCGATGTCATTGATGGAGCCTGAGAGAAAGAACGGTGATTTGTATATTGACCCGATTTTTGATGCCACGCAAAAATGGATTTGGACATCGAGTAAACAAGCTGCGGGCGTGGCGTGGTTAGTCAACTTCAACCATGGCAATTGCGACACCAACGATGTCAACCGCTACAACTACGTCCGTGCAGTGCGCTCCGGACAATCTTGA
- a CDS encoding four helix bundle protein, giving the protein MAQYEHLPIYKKAYDLTLYFEKIVRGFSRYDKYTLGAELRQLSREVMRLIRRANDAENKAAILLENRERLEDLKMTVRLCKDMRAFQNFNSFQYSINEVVDLCKQNEGWLKSALQKSGRPESSSPAQASQERAQR; this is encoded by the coding sequence ATGGCCCAATACGAGCATCTCCCAATTTACAAAAAAGCCTACGATCTGACGCTCTACTTCGAAAAGATCGTGCGCGGGTTCAGCCGTTACGACAAATACACGCTGGGCGCCGAGCTGCGCCAGCTCTCCCGGGAGGTGATGCGCCTGATTCGCCGCGCCAATGACGCCGAGAACAAGGCCGCAATCCTGCTGGAAAACCGTGAACGGCTCGAAGATTTGAAAATGACTGTGCGCTTGTGCAAAGACATGCGCGCGTTTCAGAATTTCAATTCATTTCAGTACAGTATCAACGAGGTGGTGGACTTGTGCAAGCAGAATGAAGGCTGGTTGAAATCCGCGCTGCAAAAAAGTGGACGGCCAGAATCCTCGTCGCCTGCCCAGGCGTCGCAGGAGCGTGCCCAGCGATGA